One genomic region from Epinephelus fuscoguttatus linkage group LG8, E.fuscoguttatus.final_Chr_v1 encodes:
- the snip1 gene encoding smad nuclear-interacting protein 1, with protein MTKEKRHRRRESPEREPKVKVKQEPVSPVRPQRSRRSRSRSSGNSSPQRRRASRSPARTRDRSPARRESPPARRASRSPRNRRSRTPPLRGADVKIKRERDEHRSGGDERRRRNDQPEERRSRWESDRPRERDRDRHRERGALASQQAERQQHDERRRENRQRREENQEQEFGQSGGGSDSPSAPPAEKEKPNFELSGALTEDTNTFRGVVIKYNEPPEARIPKRRWRLYPFKNDEPLPVMYIHRQSAYLLGRQRKIADIPIDHPSCSKQHAVFQYRLMEFTRADGTTGRRVRPYIIDLGSGNGTYLNNQRIESQRYYELKEKDVIKFGFSSREYVLLHEFSDTSEVDAKVEEEEDDEGLDE; from the exons ATGACCAAAGAAAAGCGTCACAGGAGAAGAGAGTCACCGGAGCGCGAGCCCAAAGTTAAGGTAAAGCAGGAGCCAGTGAGCCCTGTTAGGCCACAGAGATCACGCCGCTCGAGGTCGAGATCCAGCGGCAACTCAAGTCCACAGAGGAGAAGAGCCAGCAG GTCACCAGCCAGGACGAGGGACCGCTCACCAGCTAGAAGAGAGTCACCTCCCGCCAGACGAGCCAGCAGATCCCCCAGAAACAGAAGAAGTCGCACTCCTCCACTCCGTGGTGctgatgtcaaaataaaacGG GAGCGTGATGAGCATCGGTCTGGTGGCGATGAACGGAGGAGAAGAAACGACCAGCCAGAGGAGAGGCGGAGCAGGTGGGAATCAGACAGACCGCGGGAGAGAGACcgtgacagacacagagagcgaGGCGCACTCGCCTCTCAACAAGCTGAGAGACAGCAGCACGATGAGCGGCGCAGGGAAAACCGGCAGCGGCGCGAAGAAAACCAAGAGCAGGAATTTGGGCAGTCGGGAGGAGGGAGCGACAGCCCAAGTGCCCCGCCTGCTGAAAAGGAGAAACCCAACTTTGAACTGTCGGGGGCTCTGAcagaagacacaaacacattccgCGGGGTGGTGATCAAGTACAACGAGCCACCTGAGGCTCGCATTCCCAAGCGCAGATGGCGACTTTACCCCTTCAAGAATGATGAACCCCTCCCAGTCATGTACATTCACAGACAGAGTGCCTATTTGTTGGGGCGGCAGAGGAAAATCGCTGATATCCCCATTGACCACCCATCCTGCTCCAAGCAACATGCAGTGTTCCAGTACAG ACTGATGGAGTTTACACGGGCCGACGGCACCACCGGCCGCAGGGTGAGACCTTACATCATCGACCTGGGTTCTGGCAACGGCACCTACCTGAACAACCAGCGCATCGAATCCCAGCGCTATTACGAGCTCAAAGAAAAAGACGTTATCAAGTTCGGCTTCAGCAGCCGCGAATACGTCCTGCTGCACGAGTTCTCAGACACAAGCGAGGTGGACGCCAAggtggaagaggaagaagacgacGAGGGTCTTGATGAGTAA
- the dnali1 gene encoding axonemal dynein light intermediate polypeptide 1, which translates to MIPQAESLLKYDNPVLVSKTTDGKSPKGRPLRVSHQQPAISLPVPPPPKAKSPTADSIRQENEEILNTIFPPREWKEENQLWEQKVSSAPCTRTDVIYLEELLDTKLQQKQARETGICRIRRELFSQCFDELIRQVTINCAERGLLLWRIREEIQMTITAYQMLYESSVAFGMRKALQAKQGKADMEKKIADLEDEKQDLKRQLNEQKAKCDNIEKRENDRRQAEEKKHAEEIQFLKRTNQQLKAQLEGMITPKK; encoded by the exons ATGATTCCACAGGCCGAGTCTCTCCTGAAATATGACAACCCAGTGTTGGTCAGCAAAACCACAGACGGAAAATCACCAAAG GGACGCCCTTTGAGAGTGAGCCATCAGCAGCCTGCTATCTCTCTCCCTGTTCCACCACCTCCTAAAGCAAAGTCACCCACTGCTGACAGCATCAGGCAGGAAAATGAGGAGATCCTGAACACCATCTTTCCACCGAG GGAGTGGAAGGAGGAAAACCAGCTGTGGGAGCAGAAAGTGTCCAGTGCACCTTGTACGAGAACAGATGTTATTTACCTGGAGGAACTGCTGGACACAAAGCTGCAGCAGAAACAGGCCAGGGAAACAGGAATCTGCCGCATTCGCAGGGAGCTCTTTTCCCAGTGCTTTG aTGAGCTGATCAGACAGGTGACCATCAACTGTGCCGAGAGGGGTCTGCTGCTGTGGCGCATTAGAGAAGAAATTCAAATGACTATCACCGCCTACCAGATGCTGTACGAGAGCAGCGTGGCTTTTGGAATGAGGAAAGCACTGCAGGCTAAGCAGGGCAAGGctgacatggagaaaaaa ATCGCTGATCTGGAGGATGAGAAACAAGACCTGAAGAGGCAACTGAATGAACAGAAGGCCAAATGTGACAACATTGAAAAGAGGGAAAATGACAGGCGACAGGCTGAGGAGAAGAAGCACGCTGAGGAGATTCAGTTCCTGAAGAGAACCAACCAGCAGCTGAAG GCTCAACTGGAAGGGATGATTACTCCAAAGAAGTAA